In Chloroflexota bacterium, the following proteins share a genomic window:
- a CDS encoding ribonuclease HII, whose amino-acid sequence MDRSEGWASLQRETSLWASGYRYVAGLDEAGRGAWAGPVVAAAVILPSDPRACSALLGVVHDSKKLTPARREDLLPRIREIALGIGVGIVPPRVIDQIGIVPATRRAMYEAIDVLSPRPDYLLIDALRLSRVNIPQQSLVRGDALSLSIAAASIVAKVTRDHILIDLDAQYPGYGFARHKGYGTAAHREALRGLGPCPEHRMSFRPLRDLEGLLGEVWE is encoded by the coding sequence GTGGATCGATCGGAGGGGTGGGCCTCCCTGCAGCGGGAGACCTCGTTATGGGCTTCGGGGTATCGGTATGTGGCGGGGCTGGACGAGGCCGGGCGGGGCGCCTGGGCGGGCCCCGTCGTCGCCGCCGCCGTTATCCTGCCCTCGGATCCCCGGGCGTGCTCCGCCCTGTTGGGCGTCGTGCACGATTCGAAGAAGCTCACGCCCGCGCGGCGGGAGGACCTGCTTCCCCGGATTCGGGAGATCGCGTTGGGCATCGGCGTGGGGATCGTTCCTCCCAGGGTGATCGACCAGATCGGGATCGTTCCGGCGACGCGGCGCGCCATGTATGAGGCGATCGACGTGCTCTCCCCGAGGCCCGACTACCTGCTGATCGATGCCCTGCGGCTGTCTCGGGTGAACATCCCTCAGCAATCGCTGGTCCGGGGGGACGCCCTGTCGCTCTCCATCGCGGCGGCATCCATCGTCGCCAAGGTGACCCGGGATCACATCCTGATCGATCTGGATGCTCAATACCCCGGCTATGGCTTCGCAAGACACAAGGGATATGGCACGGCGGCCCACCGGGAGGCCCTGCGAGGGCTGGGACCCTGCCCCGAACACCGGATGAGCTTCCGGCCGCTGCGGGATCTGGAGGGGCTGCTGGGGGAGGTCTGGGAGTGA
- the rplS gene encoding 50S ribosomal protein L19, giving the protein MSTLMQFLERPEPNPNIPELRPGDTVRVHHRIVEGNRERVQVFQGVVIRIREGGVNSNFTVRRIASHGVGVERTFFFHSPRVEKVEVLRHGKVRRARLYFLRERRGKKARLKEVRRPTPEKS; this is encoded by the coding sequence ATGAGCACGTTAATGCAATTCCTTGAGCGCCCAGAGCCGAATCCGAACATTCCGGAACTGCGCCCGGGTGATACTGTGCGAGTGCACCATCGGATCGTGGAGGGGAATCGAGAGCGCGTCCAGGTGTTTCAGGGCGTGGTGATCCGCATCCGTGAGGGGGGCGTGAACTCGAATTTCACCGTACGTCGGATCGCATCCCATGGCGTCGGTGTGGAGCGAACGTTCTTCTTCCATTCGCCGCGTGTGGAGAAAGTGGAGGTCCTGCGCCACGGTAAGGTGCGCCGGGCGAGGCTTTATTTCCTCCGGGAGCGGCGTGGGAAGAAGGCTCGGTTGAAGGAAGTTCGTCGTCCGACTCCGGAAAAGTCATAA
- a CDS encoding alkaline phosphatase, with protein sequence MIGRVAYVSGRILMILCLVMIVGSGMAYGRAEADDVPLSLLYGIDPDGSPAQGRAHAVILFIGDGMGEAQRIAGRWSAKGQSGRLSMEAMPFGGWARTASADNAVTDSAAAATALATGVKTNNGMIAVSPAGDPLVTILERAQARGMAVGLVTTTQIAHATPAAFVAHVQSRQEMQEIARQMIAAKVDVLLGGGEDEFLPTTATGCYPQPGERTDGRNLITEAVAAGYVYVCDATSFAAVDPASTSRLLGLFADEGMVRPFSPSLADMTRKAIEILSRDPDGFFLMVEGGQIDWASHANRAADTITDVIGLDEAVTVAKTYAASAPNTLIIVTADHETGGMSVDLTSGEQGPFSMPDGTPFYVSWTTRGHTGVNVPTTALGPWSHLLSGEYENTYIHDVMQRALGRWRWMPIILRDGVYASH encoded by the coding sequence ATGATCGGTCGAGTTGCGTATGTAAGTGGCCGGATCCTCATGATCCTTTGCCTGGTGATGATCGTTGGAAGCGGTATGGCTTATGGGCGGGCCGAGGCGGATGATGTCCCTCTATCGCTCTTATATGGGATAGATCCGGACGGAAGCCCGGCGCAGGGGCGGGCACACGCCGTGATCCTGTTCATCGGCGATGGCATGGGAGAGGCGCAGCGGATCGCCGGTCGTTGGTCGGCGAAGGGCCAATCGGGGCGGTTATCCATGGAGGCCATGCCGTTTGGGGGTTGGGCGCGTACCGCCTCGGCGGATAACGCCGTCACCGACTCGGCCGCGGCGGCCACCGCGCTGGCCACGGGCGTGAAGACCAACAACGGCATGATCGCCGTGAGCCCGGCGGGTGATCCGCTGGTGACCATCCTGGAGCGCGCCCAGGCCAGGGGTATGGCCGTCGGGTTGGTGACTACCACCCAGATAGCACATGCCACGCCCGCCGCCTTCGTCGCCCATGTGCAGAGCCGGCAGGAGATGCAGGAGATCGCACGGCAGATGATAGCGGCCAAGGTGGACGTGTTGCTGGGGGGCGGCGAGGACGAGTTCCTGCCCACGACGGCCACCGGGTGCTATCCACAGCCGGGTGAGCGGACCGATGGGCGGAACCTGATCACGGAGGCGGTCGCGGCGGGATATGTCTACGTGTGCGATGCGACCTCCTTCGCCGCCGTGGACCCGGCGTCGACCTCACGCCTGTTGGGGCTCTTCGCCGATGAGGGCATGGTTCGCCCCTTCTCGCCCTCACTGGCCGACATGACCCGGAAGGCCATCGAGATCCTCTCCCGAGACCCTGACGGGTTCTTCCTGATGGTCGAGGGCGGGCAGATCGATTGGGCCAGCCATGCCAATCGCGCTGCCGATACGATTACGGACGTCATCGGGCTGGATGAGGCGGTCACCGTCGCCAAGACCTATGCAGCGAGCGCCCCGAACACCCTGATCATCGTCACCGCCGATCACGAAACCGGGGGCATGAGCGTGGATCTGACGTCGGGCGAGCAAGGGCCGTTTTCCATGCCCGATGGGACGCCGTTCTACGTCAGCTGGACCACGAGGGGGCACACCGGCGTGAACGTGCCGACCACCGCTCTGGGGCCGTGGTCGCATCTGCTATCCGGTGAGTATGAGAACACATACATTCACGATGTCATGCAGAGGGCGCTGGGGAGGTGGCGTTGGATGCCGATCATCCTGCGGGATGGCGTATACGCCTCTCATTAA